One genomic segment of Candidatus Sulfotelmatobacter sp. includes these proteins:
- a CDS encoding TIM-barrel domain-containing protein, producing MGKSHRMLFRCHRVLFRFIGLAILAVPPAPAETNPRPVLTLDAVTSSQPLRDGIELQSGPAILRITAVRADIIRVRIAAGALPEDASWAVLPNARTKSIDVQSVQDSASVGFHTAALDVRVELNPLRLVISDLAGNVISADALGRPTRFELGGFTISKQMPADEHYFGLGDKAGSFDRRNQAYTLWNTDVAPQESTDPLYKAIPFFLAINGTRSYGLFLDNTWRTWFDFGKQARDAILFGAEGGPLDYYFLYGPAPKQVVEAYAYLTGKPPLPPLWALGFQQSRYSYTPESQVRDIAHHLRADKIPSDALYLDIDYQDRNRPFTVNSQTFPNFPGLVSDLRKDHFHLVTITDLHIAHAPNQNYSPYDTGHAGDHFVKNPDGSEFVGVVWPGPAVFPDFTRAQTRAWWGGLYKKFVEDGVAGFWNDMNEPSVFSGPGGTMPLDTVHRIDESGYAPRTATHAEIHNIVGLENARATFEGLLKLRPNERPFVLTRATYAGGQRYGFTWTGDNSATWNHLRLATQMVLNLGVSGISFVGADVGGFNGSPSSDLLTRWVEMAAFTPLCRDHSAKGTLPHELWVNGPEQESIRRRYIETRYRLLPYIYSLADESARTGLPMMRPVFMEFPEIFSAGVEHLDTEFLLGPSLLIAPSPFGEMQDGYSVGLPQSTPWFDFWTGLKMPPQPTPPSITQIVTTTAPLKFPAQIHPALDTMPVYVRGGSILPLEPAIQSTDETPTGPLELHVYPGPKCQGNLYLDDGHTFAYQHGEYLRQSLTCEYEVHSMKVKFSAREGSYAPWWKKIEVVIYDWPSGQAEAKLSANATPLKTTYDAKKRALHVTIPDASAESDLTVISR from the coding sequence ATGGGAAAGAGTCACCGCATGTTGTTCCGTTGCCATCGAGTGCTCTTCCGATTCATCGGCCTGGCAATTCTCGCCGTCCCTCCCGCGCCCGCCGAAACCAATCCGCGGCCCGTACTCACGCTTGACGCCGTAACCAGTTCCCAGCCCCTGCGCGATGGCATCGAACTTCAGTCCGGCCCCGCGATTCTCCGCATCACCGCTGTCCGCGCCGATATCATCCGCGTCCGCATCGCCGCCGGCGCGCTCCCCGAAGACGCATCCTGGGCCGTCCTGCCCAACGCGCGCACGAAATCGATCGATGTCCAATCCGTCCAGGATTCCGCCTCCGTTGGCTTTCACACCGCCGCCCTCGATGTCCGCGTCGAACTCAATCCCCTCCGCCTAGTCATCAGCGACCTCGCCGGCAACGTCATCTCCGCCGACGCCCTCGGCCGCCCCACCCGATTCGAACTTGGCGGCTTTACCATCTCCAAGCAAATGCCCGCTGACGAACACTACTTCGGCCTCGGCGACAAGGCCGGATCCTTCGATCGCCGCAACCAGGCCTACACTCTCTGGAATACCGACGTCGCCCCGCAGGAATCCACCGATCCCCTCTACAAAGCGATCCCATTTTTTCTGGCCATCAACGGCACCCGCAGCTACGGCCTCTTCCTCGATAACACTTGGCGCACCTGGTTCGATTTCGGCAAGCAGGCGCGCGACGCGATCCTTTTCGGCGCCGAAGGCGGTCCTCTCGACTATTACTTCCTCTACGGGCCCGCGCCGAAGCAGGTGGTGGAAGCCTACGCGTATCTCACCGGAAAGCCGCCGCTGCCGCCGTTGTGGGCTCTCGGATTCCAGCAATCGCGCTACAGCTACACGCCCGAATCGCAGGTGCGCGACATCGCCCATCATCTTCGCGCCGACAAAATTCCCTCCGACGCTCTTTATCTCGACATCGATTACCAGGATCGCAACCGTCCCTTCACCGTCAACTCGCAAACATTTCCGAATTTTCCGGGATTAGTTTCCGATCTGCGCAAAGACCATTTTCATCTCGTCACCATCACCGATCTTCACATCGCACATGCCCCCAATCAGAATTACTCGCCCTACGACACCGGCCACGCCGGCGACCATTTCGTAAAGAATCCCGACGGCTCCGAGTTCGTCGGCGTAGTCTGGCCGGGCCCAGCGGTTTTCCCTGATTTCACCCGCGCCCAGACCCGCGCATGGTGGGGTGGGCTGTACAAGAAATTCGTCGAAGATGGCGTCGCCGGATTCTGGAACGACATGAACGAGCCCTCCGTCTTCAGCGGCCCCGGCGGCACTATGCCCCTCGACACCGTGCATCGTATCGACGAATCGGGCTACGCCCCGCGCACCGCGACCCACGCCGAAATTCACAACATCGTCGGACTCGAAAACGCCCGCGCCACTTTCGAAGGCCTGCTCAAACTCCGCCCCAACGAGCGCCCCTTCGTCCTGACCCGCGCGACTTACGCCGGAGGCCAGCGCTATGGCTTCACCTGGACCGGCGACAACTCCGCCACCTGGAACCATCTCCGCCTCGCCACGCAGATGGTCCTAAATCTCGGCGTCAGCGGAATTTCTTTCGTCGGCGCCGATGTCGGCGGCTTCAACGGCTCCCCATCGTCCGACCTGCTCACGCGCTGGGTCGAGATGGCCGCCTTCACCCCGCTCTGCCGCGATCACTCCGCCAAAGGCACGCTGCCCCACGAACTCTGGGTCAACGGCCCCGAGCAGGAATCCATCCGCCGCCGCTACATCGAAACCCGCTACCGCCTGCTCCCGTACATCTATTCGTTAGCCGACGAATCCGCGCGCACCGGCCTTCCCATGATGCGTCCCGTCTTCATGGAATTCCCCGAAATCTTCTCCGCCGGCGTCGAACATCTCGACACCGAATTTCTCTTGGGTCCGAGCCTTCTAATCGCTCCGTCGCCATTCGGCGAAATGCAAGACGGCTACAGCGTAGGGCTCCCGCAATCGACTCCGTGGTTCGACTTCTGGACCGGACTCAAAATGCCGCCCCAACCCACCCCGCCTTCGATTACCCAGATCGTCACCACGACCGCTCCCCTGAAGTTCCCCGCACAAATCCATCCCGCGCTCGACACCATGCCCGTCTACGTGAGAGGCGGCAGCATCCTCCCACTCGAACCCGCAATCCAGAGCACCGACGAAACTCCCACCGGCCCGCTAGAACTCCACGTCTATCCCGGCCCAAAATGCCAAGGCAATCTGTACCTAGACGACGGCCACACCTTCGCCTACCAGCACGGCGAGTATCTGCGCCAGTCCCTAACCTGCGAATACGAAGTCCATTCGATGAAAGTAAAATTCAGCGCGCGGGAGGGAAGTTACGCGCCGTGGTGGAAGAAAATCGAAGTAGTGATCTACGACTGGCCGTCCGGCCAGGCAGAAGCAAAACTCTCAGCCAACGCCACGCCGCTAAAGACAACCTACGACGCGAAAAAACGCGCCCTCCACGTCACCATCCCCGACGCCTCCGCAGAATCCGACCTGACTGTGATAAGTCGATAA